The genomic region CGACTGGCGGAATAGCTCCACCATCCTTGGCTATGAACGACTTCACGGGCAGCCCGGCGGGAGTGGCGGTGCCCCAAGGGCCCGGCCAGCCGGAACCGACCGCGGACCTCCGAGCGCTCTATCAGGGGTTCGAGCGCGAACTGCTGGTCCCGCTGTGGACCGAGATCGGTGAGCTGATGCCCGCCGAGCCGATGCCGAAGACCTCGGCGCACCTGTGGCGGTGGGATCGGCTGCCGCTCGCCGAGCAGGCCGGCGAGCTGGTACCGGTCGGCCGGGGCGGGGAGCGGCGCGCGATCAGCATCAGGTCGTCACCGCCCAGGGCCGCACCGTGCCCGCATCCGAGATCCCGTGGCTACGGGCACGGGAAGCCGGCATCCACGCGATCGACCTGCTCGCCGGGAGCGACTTCGAGGCCCTGCCACCCGGAATGCGCGAAGCACTGCTCCTGGACGTGACCACGCACCGCTCCGCCCGCCACGGCGGGCCCTCGGTCCTTCTGCTGTCCACCGACGGCGGTGGCCCGTGGAAGATCACCGGCACCGAACCAGAGGTCACGGTCAGCGCCGGCCGAGCGGACCTGACCCGCTGGGTCACCGGCCGAGGCGCCGACGGACCGACAGCCGAACGCCCGCTCCCGGAGCTGGGCCGATGGCTGTGACCGCAGCGGACACCCTCCGACATCACTGGACATCACCACGCAAATCCCCCGAACAGAAGGACAGCCCCATGACCATCACCGAGCCGCCCACCGCCCAGCGCGTCGACACCTCACATCCCAACCCCGCGCCATGGAGCGTCTGGGTGACCCACCACCGCCTCCCGGCCGCGCTGCTGGCGGGCCTGGTCGCCACCCAGATGGCCACGATCGTCGGCTACTTCCTGCCGGGGGTCGGACTGGCCAAGCTCGACTGGAACATGGTCAACGGCGCCGTCTACACCCCGGGCGCGTCCCCGATGGCGCAGTTCGTGTCCGGCGGCTTCTTCCACTACCTCGACGGCATCGTGTTCACGGTGCTGTTCGTCGTGGCCGTGCACCCCCGGCTGCCGTGGCGCGACACCGCGGCCGGCAACCTGGCCAAGGCCCTCGTCTTCGGCACGGCCTTGGCCCTCGTCAGCCTCGTCTTCATGACCCCCCGCGTCTACGGTCCCGCGCTCGGCGCCGACGCCGGGTTCTTCAGCCACCACTTCGGCTGGAAGTTCATCGTGTCCGTCTTCGTGTGGCATGCGGTCTACGCGGTCCACCTCGGCCTGATCTACAACCCGTCGGCGCAGTCCCCGGACACCGAACGATGAGCGTGGACCCGGTGACCAGGGCGACCGCGGCCGTGGTGGAGGGAACCGGCGCCCCGTTCACCGTCACCGACATCGTCCTGGACTCCCCCAGGTCGCACGAGGTCGTCGTCCGGGTCGAGGCGGTCGGCATGTGCCACACCGACCTGTCCGTGCGATCGGGTGCCACGCCGTTCCCGCTTCCCGGAGTGCTCGGGCACGAGGGCGCCGGCACGGTGGAGGCCGTGGGCCCGGAGGTCACCAAGGTGGCGCCCGGGGACAAGGTGCTGATGACGTTCAGCTCCTGCGGGTCGTGTATCGCCTGCGTGACGGGCCGCCCGGTGCAGTGCGCGCACTGGCCGGCGCTCAATCTCCTCGGCGGCAGCAGGCTCGACGGGTCCGCCACGATCCGGCGCGACGGGGACGACCGGCCGCTGCACGGGCACTTCTTCGGCCAGTCCTCGTTCGCCTCGCACGCGATGGCCCATGAACGCAACGTCGTCAAGGTCGCGCCGGACACGTCCCTGGACATCCTCGCCCCGCTGGGCTGCGGCGTGCAGACCGGGGCCGGCGCGGTGTTCAACGTGCTGCGCCCACGAGCCGGCGGCGCGCTCGTGGTCTTCGGCGCGGGCGCAGTCGGGCTGTCCGCCGTCATCGCCGCGAGGCTCACCCCGTTGACGAAGATCATCACGGTCGACCTGCACGACGCACGACTCGACCTGGCCCTACGACTTGGGGCCACCGACGTCGTCAATCCCCGCCGCGCCGATGCCGTCGAGGCAGTTCGTGACATCACCGGCGACGGAGCCGACTACACCCTGGAGACCACCGGCAACACTCAGGTTCTCCGCCAGGCCGTGGACGCGCTGGCCGTCGACGGCACGTGCGGTGTGATCGGAGCCCCGCCGTTCGGAAGCGAGGTGGGCCTGGACGTACCCCGGATGCTGGTGCGCAACCCGCACATAGTGGGCGTCAACCAGGGTTCCTCGGTACCGGACCAGTTCCTGCCCGCTCTCGTCGAACTGCACAGAGAAGGCCGGTTCCCCGTCGAGCAACTCGTCGAGCACTTCGCGTTCGA from Streptomyces sp. NBC_00878 harbors:
- a CDS encoding NAD(P)-dependent alcohol dehydrogenase; its protein translation is MSVDPVTRATAAVVEGTGAPFTVTDIVLDSPRSHEVVVRVEAVGMCHTDLSVRSGATPFPLPGVLGHEGAGTVEAVGPEVTKVAPGDKVLMTFSSCGSCIACVTGRPVQCAHWPALNLLGGSRLDGSATIRRDGDDRPLHGHFFGQSSFASHAMAHERNVVKVAPDTSLDILAPLGCGVQTGAGAVFNVLRPRAGGALVVFGAGAVGLSAVIAARLTPLTKIITVDLHDARLDLALRLGATDVVNPRRADAVEAVRDITGDGADYTLETTGNTQVLRQAVDALAVDGTCGVIGAPPFGSEVGLDVPRMLVRNPHIVGVNQGSSVPDQFLPALVELHREGRFPVEQLVEHFAFDDIENAAKAAHHGDVIKPVLRLP